Below is a genomic region from Miscanthus floridulus cultivar M001 chromosome 1, ASM1932011v1, whole genome shotgun sequence.
gtgctcggtcatcaccagcgacgccggagactcttcgctcctcggtgctcggaatcgccagcgacaccggggactcctcgctcttcggtgctcggaatcgccagcgacgccggggactcctcgctcctcggtgctcagtcatcgccagcgacgccggagacttctcgctcctcggagctcagacatcaccgcctacgcgcgaggactcctcggtgctcggatatcgcctagcttcgccggggactccttggtgctcggacatcgccgcctacgccggggactcatcggtgctcagtcatcgccggcgacgccgggggctcctcggtgctcggtcatcgctagcgacaccggggactccttggtgctcggacatcgctagcttcaccggggactcctcgaagctcggacatcaccgcctacgccggggactcctcggtgctcggtcatcgccagcgacgccggggctcctcgctcctcggtgcccggacatcgccgcctacgccggggactcctcggtgctcggtcatcaccagcgacgccggggactcctcgctcctcggtgtttggacatcgccgcctacgccggggactcctcggtgctcggtcgtcgccggcgatgccgggaactcctcgctcctcggtgctcggacatcgccagtgacgccggggactcctcgctcctcggtgctcggtcatcgccaacgacgtcggggactccttgctcctcggtgctcggacatcgccagcgacgttggggactcctcgctccttagtcatcgccagcgacgccggggactcccttattgctcggatcttgctacgtctcgtcggtgtgctatcaagctgctccatgctgttcggatcagggtgctgatcttgggcagcacgtctggggtcttgatacgcgcatgttagacgacgtcggtaagctttcagacttctttgaccctgctacaagattcattattcatcttccagcaggctcggggactaagtgggcacacttcaccttgcggtgaatgtgcttgttctcatctcgaggctacgcccggagactggctgcctgctcggttggtcttctactttatgactctagcaccacgtgactgcgtcacctactgtcaggctcggggactagctgtgggggtatggcccccaagacatgggccgcaccatcggaggtggcccagcccacaagatcaaggcgtgcacggcactgctcggcgtgtaccgtaagacattatatagtaccaaataggatacttaccttataACCATAcatcctccagagtatataaggagaagtatgggtcccctagcggataggctacatcaagctacttggtcgtccagatcaatacaatgcACCAAAGACATATGACGtatggtattacgtcgatcagacgacccgaacctgtctaaatcgttgtctctgcgccttgtgtcaccatccggttcttgATTACgcacacccccaccgacaaatctatcatcgtgggatacccctcaggtggactgccaacgatattctgtcgacaataaCACATCCTGAAAACCCATGGTGGGAGTGTGAGACCTGCCGTATTATTTTGAAACAAAAGAGTAGGCTACATCGCAAGTTTTTGTTTCAAGATGTTTTAATTTTGTACTTTGCTGTTAAATTTCTTCAACATTGACGAATTTTAGATAGATGGAAATAGATAATCAATCATACGCCGATACGCGTCTTATCAGTTCAGACATGAGAACTACTCCGTTTTACCGCCCATCGGTTTTGGATGAACTTTCAATATCCAATATTCAATCATAGATGAATTGTTGTTACTGATTTTTTTCACTGGGACCGTATATCTGCCGTAACTACTGCACGCACATGGTAACTGGTCAAAATAATACACAATATGGTTTGTAGAATTACAAGCCGTGCAGTCAATTACAGCGGCACGAAGATCACCTCCCTGCCCAGCATGAGGAAGACGACAGCCGGAGTGCTGGTGCCGATGGCGATGACAACGTAGGCCGGCCACCGTGATACGGGTTCCACGGTGATATAGACGGCGGTCATGAGCGAGACGAGCATGCCGAGGCAGGCGATGACGGTGAGCCTGTGACCCCACAAGAGCTGGTCGACCTTGAACCTGACGGGGTCCTGCCAGGCCCAGATGAAACagaagacgacgacgatggaGCTGCACATGGCGATGGTGTTGGAGACGACGAAGATCTGGAATGCGACGTGGTGGCCCTGAAGGGCGATGCCGGTGGTCTGGTTATAGCCGCCGGGCATGGTGAAGGTGGCGGCGAACGTGACTGTGGCGATGAGGGTGGCGACGAGGATGTAGGTCTCGACGATGCGCTCGAAGTACTTGTCGTTGCCCCTGCGGCTGGGGTAGGTGGCGAGCGGCGGCAGCTGCTTCTTGTGGCACCTCTTGGACTCCTGATACCTGAGCTGCTTCCAGAGGTACATCTCGTAGGCGTCCATCTCGCCGGTGTGCAGCTTCTTCTCGACGAGGCTGCGCGCGGTATGGCCGTCGCGGTCACGGACGCAGGGGTCGACGCGGCTGTCATTGAGAAGCATCAGCGCGGAGTGGACGCGGCTCATCTTGGCGGCGAGGTGCAGAGGCGTGTCGCCGTAGGTGTCGACGCGGTTGAGCAGCTCCGCGGGGGGGACGCGGCGGAGCAGGCACCGGAGCGCGTTCGCCTTGCCGCTGATGACGGAGGTGTGGAAGGCGTTGCGGCCGGAGCTGTCCGCCATCTCGGCCACGTCCGGGCAGTGCCGGAGCAGCGCCTTGATGGTATCCGTCGAGCCGTACTGCGCGGCGACGTGCAGCGGGGACATACTCAGGTGGTTGCGCTTGTAGGCCAGCTCCGTCCGCTTCTTGAGCAGCATCTCCACCGCCCTCTGGTGGTCCTTCTGCGCCGCGTAGTGCAGGGCGTTGTTGCCGTCGGAGTCGGTGAGGTCGATCAGATCAGGCCTCTTGTCCAGCAGGATCTCCACGATCCCTACGGCGTACGTGCGCGCGCatgccatttttgtgaagaactaTTGATGCGGGCACGACTGTACGGGAGAAGAGAGAACAGAAACATGTAGCGCTTACGGTGATGGGTGCCCAGCACGGCCTGGTGCAGAGCCGTGCCGCTGAGGGAGATGGAGGGCAAGAACTCCTGGCCGACCCAGGGGAAGCTGACGATCTTCTGGACGACTTGGACGAGGCCCTCGCGGGCGGCCATGTCCAGAGGGGACTCCATCCGCTCGTTGAGGTCGTGGCCGCGGTTGGGGTCGGCGTCCAGCAGAACCACCGCCACGGCGCCCCTGCCGTACTGCACCGCCTCGTGCAGCGCGGTGTCGCCGGCCTTGTTGGTCATGATCAGAGGGCTCTTCTTGTCCTGTGGCCACGCCAGGGCGCGGTTTACGAGCAGCTTGGCCACCTCCAGCTTGCCCGCCTTGGCCGCCAGGTGCAGCGGGGTGTCGCCGTCGTCGTTTCGGGTGACGAGCAGCTCCTCGTTCATGTCCAGGACCTCGCCGGCGAACTCGGCGTGGCCGTGCAACGCGGCGAGGTGGAGCGCCGTGTTGCGCTGGGGCGTCGTGGCGCTGAGGACACTGGGGTCCTCCGGATCGACCAGCTGCCTCAGGCTCGACACTTTCCCCTGCGTCGCCGCCTTGTACAACGCCGGGTTCATGCGTCTCTCGCTATCCATGGCTTGCAAGTGCTGATCGAACAGAGAGCGTTTCTAGTTGCAGGCTCTGCTGTCAATCTAATCTCAGTACATCAATTTCAGTACAAGAACGATATAGGGGCTAGGGGGGCAAAAAAGTAGCTCAGTTGGTGGACAGGAATGTTGCAGCACACTGATGACAGGGTACCCTAAGAATTAGGATGGCAGTTCCTATATAGTATATGAACTGCACTTGGAACTTTCCAGCGAGCTAGGCTGTGTTTGCAGCTTTGGTAGCATCAAAAGAACTAGTTACTTGCAAAATCGACCTTGGTATATTCCAgctctcctcctgctgctgcatCCGAAAGCTTGCTTAGCCCACATGGACCAAGTTTGGTATACGTACGTACTGGATATATTCCAGCTCTCCTCCTAAAGCATGATGATGCCATAAAAAAACTTATTATCCTTTTGCTAGCCTCTAACTTCAACGAATCCTGCACAAAGAAGACAGGACACCAGAACAGGGATAGAGAATGCAGATTGTCTCGTAGCTTTTTATGGGGTAGCAAAACAATGCAAGAGACTAAGCATTGCCGCACTTGTAATTACTCTACTTGTTCTACATTATAAGTCGTTCTTGCTTTTCTATATACATATATTTTACTATGTATATAAAAAAAActgaacgacttataatttaaaatggtgAGAGTGCTTTTTACACCATTCATTGGCTTTACGAGACAACAGCGGACATCCTACAGCTACAGGAGATGGGCTCTGAAGATGGCCTACAGTTGACAGTTCTATTACCTGGGCATATGCCAAACATGAAGCCTGCCAAGTGTAAACAATGCTGGAGCTGTCCCGCGCACCTTCCGATCTTCTCTGACCTTGCTACAAAGCTCAGATCAATTTCTTCTCCGTCCGATCACGCGCTCCTAAGTGAGCTCTGCTTCTCACTAAGCAccctctccttcctctctctTCTGGTTGCTCTCTCTGATTGGTGGATGATCCATGGGCAATGTAAGGGCACTCCTAACGCAAACTCTAGGATAGTTTCTATCCCTATTTATTACGCTGCCACATCAGTATTTTGATGACGTGGAAGTCAATTTGAAAGGACcgaggatgccacctagagggagAGGTggataggcatttctaaaaattcaaCCATCCAAAATGCGAAAATGATTAGTGAAGGAGAAAATTCTAAATCAGATAAATGAACCCCTCACGAGCCAATCACCGAGTATCTAACAAGTACTAAATATGTCTAGCAGCCACAAGCCTGCAACACAAGAATTAGAGCAACAAACAAATCAATTCAACACTGCTCCCCCAATACCGCACGCGTCCGGTATCGATACCGGGCGCGTCCGGAATACACAGGTTCTGCCGGGTCAGTCCTCGATTTGCTCCGATTGCTTCCTCTTTCCAATCCAAGTTCCTCTTTCCAATCCAAGTTCCAGacattttttcatacctttcattcAATGCCTTTAGTTCTTCTAACTTGGAGATGAGAAAattttcttgcttttgaagtgattgtccttgtttctcattttcttcttcaagctcatcattcttttcaattaTCTTCATGataatgaacttgtctttgcggttgagatgatcaaggttgtagttgtcttcaacttcaatatcactttcatcttgatcatccacttgtgcTATCTCCTTTACTTGATCTTCCTTGGAAgctttcttcttgcttttcttggccatgagacacaagtgatgagtgtcTTGAGATACTGAACATGATTCATCACTTGGTCTCCACCGAGCTTGATCATCGTCCCAAGAGTCTATTGTCTGTCTTGCTGTCTcagcaataccggacacgtttaGTAtggataccggacacgtccggtatatgtAGCCAGATAGCACAACATCTGCGGCTTGCACTTTCTACCCTGGCTCTATGTGCTTGAGGTCTTGTGGGGCCTCTTCACTTCATGAAGATTCAATGGACATGTTATCCATTGACTCGAGCTCATATGCCTCATTGCATTTGGACTTTCCATACAAATCgacaagtctagtccaaatgagatgagcactctccggaggtgcttgtccattgaagattgcctcatctagaACCTCTGCACTTAAtatactcaaaatgacattaattacttgagcattgagttgcacacatctctcttcctcttttggaacatatttgtagttgctccaatcaactataggaagagggatGCTTGCATCTACAATACGCTCGACAAGAGGACTAATagccctaaaagcattgagtacatgaattgaccaagataaaaagtttgaaccatcattttggagaagcaccggctctgaCTCGTTAGGCATCGACATTCTTGTCTCACAGTGGTGAAGCTTTCAGTGAGTCCTCACTCTGATACAAATTGAAAGGACCAagaatgccgcctagaggggggtgaataggcgtttctaaaaattcaaACCTTCAAAATacggaaatgattagtaaaggaATCTCAAAAATTCCAAATCAGATAAATGAACCCCTCACGAGTCAATCACTGAGTATCTAACAAGTACTAAATATGTCTAGGAGCCACAAGCCTACAACACAAGAATTAGAACAATGAATAAATCAATTTAGCACTGCTCCCAATACCAGACGCGTCAGGTATcgataccgaacgcgtccggtatacACGGGTTCTGCCCGGTCAGTCCTCGATCTGCTCTGATTGCTTCCTCTTTCCAATCCAAGTTCCAGACCACTACTGGTAACTTGTTGACAAGCTCAAGAAACACACAAAGATCACAAATATTAAAAGTAAAGGGAGATCGAGACACGATATTTatttttaccgaagttcagactccgtcgagtcctactctccattgagggggctgcgagCAACCCAGTGAAGGTCAGCTGTATAGGACCACGAAAGccactctagctggagtcttttccaactccttttttctccttccactagttgattccttcCCTGGCGGCGGTGGAATAAAACCAGTACAAACTTCCCGAGGCATACCATAAGCTCTTGGGTGCTCTccagcgacgcctagccgtctagggtCAAAGAGTCTaggagtaacaaatgcaaatcatgagatcgACAAATATG
It encodes:
- the LOC136475896 gene encoding protein ACCELERATED CELL DEATH 6-like, coding for MDSERRMNPALYKAATQGKVSSLRQLVDPEDPSVLSATTPQRNTALHLAALHGHAEFAGEVLDMNEELLVTRNDDGDTPLHLAAKAGKLEVAKLLVNRALAWPQDKKSPLIMTNKAGDTALHEAVQYGRGAVAVVLLDADPNRGHDLNERMESPLDMAAREGLVQVVQKIVSFPWVGQEFLPSISLSGTALHQAVLGTHHRIVEILLDKRPDLIDLTDSDGNNALHYAAQKDHQRAVEMLLKKRTELAYKRNHLSMSPLHVAAQYGSTDTIKALLRHCPDVAEMADSSGRNAFHTSVISGKANALRCLLRRVPPAELLNRVDTYGDTPLHLAAKMSRVHSALMLLNDSRVDPCVRDRDGHTARSLVEKKLHTGEMDAYEMYLWKQLRYQESKRCHKKQLPPLATYPSRRGNDKYFERIVETYILVATLIATVTFAATFTMPGGYNQTTGIALQGHHVAFQIFVVSNTIAMCSSIVVVFCFIWAWQDPVRFKVDQLLWGHRLTVIACLGMLVSLMTAVYITVEPVSRWPAYVVIAIGTSTPAVVFLMLGREVIFVPL